From the genome of Flavobacterium luteolum, one region includes:
- a CDS encoding cytochrome c oxidase subunit 3, producing the protein MEMTLKTNEEQVRKSKSAKLILLFAMVSMTMMFAGLTSAFVVSKSRADWLKNFELPSAFYWSTAVIIACSVTFHLAKKAIQKDNRSAVTGLLLGTLALGILFVVLQFKGFGQIVAEGYYFTGEGSSITTTFLYVVTVTHLLHLAGGLISLLIIIYNHFKQKYNSTQTLGIELGAMYWHFLDLLWVYLFLFLYFFK; encoded by the coding sequence ATGGAAATGACATTAAAAACAAATGAAGAACAAGTAAGGAAATCAAAATCAGCAAAACTGATTCTGCTTTTCGCAATGGTTAGTATGACCATGATGTTTGCTGGTCTGACAAGTGCATTTGTAGTAAGTAAATCAAGAGCAGACTGGTTGAAGAATTTTGAACTTCCTTCGGCGTTCTATTGGAGTACAGCAGTAATCATTGCATGTAGTGTTACTTTTCACCTGGCAAAAAAAGCCATTCAAAAAGACAATAGAAGTGCAGTTACAGGATTGCTTCTTGGAACTTTGGCTTTAGGAATTTTATTTGTGGTATTACAATTCAAAGGATTTGGACAAATCGTTGCTGAAGGGTATTACTTTACTGGAGAAGGTAGTTCAATTACTACAACTTTTCTTTATGTGGTAACAGTTACACACCTGTTGCACTTAGCTGGCGGATTAATTTCACTTTTAATTATAATTTATAATCATTTTAAACAAAAATACAATTCGACTCAAACTCTTGGGATAGAGCTAGGTGCGATGTATTGGCACTTTTTGGATTTATTATGGGTATATTTATTTTTATTTTTATATTTCTTTAAATAA
- the cyoE gene encoding heme o synthase, with the protein MNAAKNTLSIKSIFLDFKEITKAGLAISVLFSSIAGYLLGVDSEHPFKWSVLAVLAVGGYCMVGASNAFNQVIEKDIDSLMDRTKNRPVPSGRMSPKVALLVASLLTILGIALLYTINAKSAMFAAISIFLYTSVYTPLKTVTSLSVFVGAFPGAIPFMLGWVAATGEFGIEAGTLFLIQFFWQFPHFWSIGWFLYEDYEKAGIFMLPTGKKDKGTALQIILYTIWLIIASLLPVLGFTGQLFISPIAAVLVFLLGIWMLFYAVRLYRLRTAKAARTLMLVSVSYISLLQIVFIIDKFLR; encoded by the coding sequence TTGAACGCTGCAAAAAATACATTATCAATCAAATCAATATTTCTAGATTTTAAAGAGATCACTAAAGCTGGTTTAGCTATTAGTGTATTATTCTCTTCTATCGCTGGATATTTATTAGGAGTAGATTCTGAGCATCCTTTCAAATGGAGTGTTTTGGCTGTTTTGGCAGTTGGGGGCTATTGTATGGTAGGAGCTTCAAACGCTTTTAATCAAGTAATCGAGAAAGATATCGATTCTTTGATGGATCGTACTAAAAATCGTCCAGTTCCATCAGGTCGTATGTCTCCAAAAGTAGCTTTGCTAGTAGCAAGTCTTTTGACAATTTTAGGAATTGCACTTCTTTATACTATAAACGCAAAGTCAGCAATGTTTGCTGCAATTTCTATATTTCTTTATACAAGTGTTTATACACCATTAAAAACAGTAACTTCGTTGTCTGTTTTTGTTGGAGCATTTCCTGGAGCAATTCCGTTTATGCTGGGTTGGGTAGCAGCAACTGGCGAATTTGGTATAGAAGCAGGAACTTTATTTTTAATTCAATTTTTTTGGCAGTTTCCTCATTTCTGGTCTATTGGGTGGTTTTTGTATGAAGACTATGAGAAAGCGGGAATTTTTATGCTTCCGACAGGTAAAAAAGATAAAGGAACTGCATTGCAAATAATATTGTATACAATTTGGCTTATAATAGCATCGTTATTGCCTGTGTTAGGTTTTACAGGGCAATTGTTTATTTCTCCAATTGCAGCGGTTTTAGTCTTTCTATTAGGGATTTGGATGCTTTTCTATGCAGTTCGTTTGTATCGATTAAGAACTGCGAAAGCAGCGAGAACATTAATGCTAGTAAGCGTTTCTTATATTTCGCTGTTGCAAATTGTATTTATAATAGATAAATTTTTAAGATAG
- a CDS encoding cytochrome c oxidase subunit 3 gives MGATVTTANNDEKTWGGGHNEPLGASYGKMMMWFFIVSDALTFSGFLGAYGFSRFKFIETWPLADEVFTHFPFMHGVAAPMYYVALMTFILIFSSVTMVLAVDAGHQLKKTKVAIYMFLTIIGGLIFVGSQAWEWKNFIKGEYGAVETVGGSLLQFVDKDGKRVALADFAVKLPEQREALTRSHSTWFMEDAQSLPTYTVAEVQAGFKAHPEILIRTEKLTDKKQKTVLSREESEKHLASAKYVVEGANLIRNEYGNKLFADFFFFITGFHGFHVFSGVIINIIIFFNVLLGTYEKRRSYEMVEKVGLYWHFVDLVWVFVFTVFYLV, from the coding sequence ATGGGAGCGACAGTTACTACTGCAAACAACGACGAAAAAACTTGGGGAGGCGGTCACAATGAGCCTTTAGGAGCAAGTTATGGTAAAATGATGATGTGGTTTTTTATCGTATCAGATGCCTTAACATTCTCTGGATTTCTAGGAGCTTATGGTTTTTCTAGATTTAAATTTATTGAAACTTGGCCTTTGGCTGATGAAGTGTTCACTCACTTCCCATTTATGCATGGTGTTGCGGCTCCAATGTATTATGTAGCATTAATGACTTTTATTTTGATCTTTTCTTCTGTAACAATGGTATTAGCTGTTGATGCAGGACACCAATTGAAAAAGACAAAAGTTGCAATCTATATGTTCTTAACTATTATTGGAGGTTTAATTTTCGTTGGTTCTCAAGCTTGGGAATGGAAAAACTTCATTAAAGGAGAATATGGTGCAGTTGAAACAGTTGGAGGAAGTTTACTTCAATTCGTGGATAAAGATGGTAAAAGAGTAGCTTTGGCTGATTTTGCTGTTAAATTGCCAGAACAAAGAGAAGCTTTAACAAGAAGCCACTCAACTTGGTTTATGGAAGATGCTCAGTCTCTTCCAACTTATACGGTTGCTGAAGTGCAAGCTGGATTTAAAGCACATCCAGAAATCTTAATCAGAACAGAAAAACTTACAGATAAAAAGCAAAAGACAGTTTTGTCAAGAGAAGAATCTGAAAAACATTTGGCTAGTGCTAAATATGTAGTAGAAGGTGCTAACTTGATCAGAAACGAGTACGGTAATAAATTATTTGCTGATTTCTTCTTCTTTATTACAGGTTTCCACGGATTCCACGTATTCTCTGGAGTTATCATCAACATCATTATTTTCTTTAATGTATTGTTAGGTACTTACGAGAAAAGAAGAAGCTACGAAATGGTAGAGAAAGTTGGTTTATACTGGCACTTCGTAGATTTAGTTTGGGTATTTGTATTTACAGTTTTCTACCTAGTTTAA
- a CDS encoding SCO family protein, whose product MFKNKSYIGISFVILIFGIYAIPKIVDRVKNGDVVKGNRLDNVGVKSSKEAKLLTIGPAPKFELTNQDNIKVSNETYKGKVYVLEFFFTTCPSICPKMNMSMLEIEKTFFGNPNFGIVSITIDPKHDTPQVLRDHAKLLGVKSSNWNFLTGDRNVIMDLSNKGFNLYAGENDKVSGGFEHSGLFALIDKDGNIRCRKDEYGNPNIYYDGLDKKGVRDIQEDIKILLAE is encoded by the coding sequence ATGTTTAAGAACAAATCATATATCGGAATCTCTTTTGTCATTTTGATTTTTGGGATTTACGCCATTCCTAAAATTGTTGATCGAGTTAAAAACGGTGACGTTGTAAAAGGAAATCGTTTGGATAATGTTGGAGTTAAATCTTCAAAGGAAGCTAAACTTTTAACAATTGGCCCAGCTCCAAAATTCGAGTTGACGAATCAGGACAATATTAAAGTTTCTAATGAAACGTATAAGGGAAAAGTATATGTTTTGGAATTCTTCTTTACAACTTGTCCGTCTATTTGTCCAAAGATGAATATGAGTATGCTAGAGATTGAAAAGACCTTTTTCGGAAACCCGAACTTTGGAATTGTTTCTATTACAATCGACCCTAAACATGATACGCCACAAGTTTTAAGAGATCACGCTAAATTGTTAGGTGTAAAATCTTCAAACTGGAATTTCTTAACAGGAGACAGAAACGTAATCATGGATTTGTCTAATAAAGGTTTTAATCTTTATGCTGGAGAGAATGATAAAGTAAGCGGTGGATTTGAGCATTCTGGTTTATTTGCTTTAATAGACAAAGATGGAAACATTCGTTGCAGAAAAGATGAATACGGAAACCCAAATATTTATTACGACGGTTTAGATAAAAAAGGAGTGAGAGATATTCAAGAAGATATTAAAATTTTATTAGCAGAATAA
- a CDS encoding energy transducer TonB, translating into MNKFFLSLVLIFSFFILSAQQNGNSSIQSGFTAEMFPVFPNCENLEAKKLETCFYKEVQDFVFNNFQVPQKLKQTNYKGAVKLLFEVNAEGEFKVIYVSAETEELSEEAKRVFGTFPKIKPSTYNGKPTYSKYTISIDIPLKSAAQLAAEAQAAAEILKPAEKPMTELDSIVYKKYNNPEFDSHLNIPFSHSYYAQFDAAMNEVGSNNHTASKPYTYAEVSKYYNLRAVNESLQKKTSTWLGRKWWNENLVQIQGEDYWFALNPIVDLQMGKASDLDASYTYVNTRALNFRGGLGKQINFTTTFFESQGRFAGYFNDYAESIKPSGGNPAIIPGVGIAKRFKTDAYDFPLAEANITFAPGKIFDFQLGYGRNFIGDGYRSLLESDGASPYPYFKLNTKFWKIKYTNTYMWMKDVRPEVTAEKTYATKFMANHYLSWNVSNRVNLGFFESVVWTNSNNRGFDANFVNPIIFYRAVEFGSSSKSGNALLGITGKYKWNNSINLYSQFLIDEFSVSDVGAGNQSWKNKFGFQFGAKYFNAFNVKDLLVQVEFNRVRPYVYSHSAVITNYGHNNQSVGHQWGGNFNELIAIARYHKGRWLADAKLTVGTRGLDFDTAEDSYNYGGNIYKSYDEKRPYDTGVKIGQGNKTNVFIADIQGGYLINPMTNLKLFGSLIYRNFDPTQETATTFKQSTTWFSIGLRSDIFNWYFDY; encoded by the coding sequence GTGAATAAGTTTTTTTTGTCCCTTGTTTTAATTTTTTCTTTTTTTATTCTTTCCGCTCAGCAAAATGGTAATTCTTCAATTCAGTCGGGTTTCACTGCAGAAATGTTTCCGGTTTTTCCTAACTGCGAAAATTTGGAGGCCAAAAAATTAGAAACCTGTTTTTATAAAGAAGTGCAGGATTTTGTATTTAACAATTTTCAAGTTCCTCAAAAATTAAAACAGACCAATTATAAAGGAGCAGTAAAATTGCTTTTTGAAGTAAATGCAGAAGGAGAATTTAAAGTGATTTATGTTTCTGCAGAAACGGAAGAATTGTCTGAAGAAGCGAAAAGAGTATTCGGGACATTTCCAAAAATAAAACCTTCGACTTATAACGGAAAGCCGACGTATTCTAAATATACGATTTCTATTGATATACCGCTAAAAAGTGCAGCACAGCTTGCCGCAGAAGCTCAGGCAGCAGCAGAAATTTTAAAACCAGCCGAAAAACCAATGACAGAGTTGGATAGTATTGTCTATAAAAAATACAATAATCCAGAATTCGATAGCCATTTAAATATTCCTTTTTCGCACAGCTATTATGCGCAGTTTGATGCTGCAATGAACGAGGTTGGAAGTAATAATCACACAGCTTCTAAGCCTTATACTTATGCTGAGGTTTCAAAATATTATAATTTAAGAGCCGTAAATGAATCGTTACAGAAAAAAACATCAACTTGGCTGGGACGAAAGTGGTGGAATGAAAATTTAGTGCAGATTCAGGGAGAAGATTATTGGTTTGCCTTAAATCCAATTGTGGATTTACAAATGGGTAAAGCTTCAGATCTTGATGCCTCTTACACTTACGTGAATACGAGAGCATTAAACTTTAGAGGAGGTTTAGGGAAGCAAATTAACTTTACAACTACATTTTTTGAGAGCCAGGGAAGATTTGCAGGATATTTTAACGATTATGCGGAATCGATTAAGCCTTCAGGAGGAAATCCAGCAATAATTCCAGGAGTTGGAATTGCAAAAAGATTCAAAACAGATGCTTACGATTTTCCTTTGGCGGAAGCGAATATTACCTTTGCGCCAGGAAAAATATTTGATTTTCAGTTAGGTTACGGCCGAAATTTTATAGGAGATGGTTATCGTTCTTTATTAGAGAGCGATGGAGCAAGTCCATACCCATATTTTAAATTGAATACTAAATTCTGGAAAATTAAATACACCAATACGTATATGTGGATGAAAGACGTTCGTCCAGAAGTAACGGCTGAAAAAACATATGCGACCAAATTTATGGCAAATCACTATTTGAGTTGGAATGTTTCTAATAGAGTAAATTTAGGTTTTTTTGAATCTGTAGTTTGGACGAATTCTAACAATAGAGGTTTTGATGCTAATTTTGTTAATCCGATTATTTTTTACCGTGCAGTAGAATTTGGTTCTTCATCTAAAAGCGGAAATGCGCTTTTAGGAATTACTGGAAAATACAAATGGAATAATAGTATAAATCTGTATTCGCAATTCTTGATCGATGAATTTTCTGTTTCTGATGTTGGAGCGGGAAATCAAAGTTGGAAAAACAAATTTGGGTTTCAGTTTGGAGCAAAATATTTCAATGCGTTTAATGTAAAAGATTTACTAGTGCAGGTGGAATTTAATAGAGTGCGTCCTTATGTTTACTCGCACAGTGCTGTTATTACAAATTATGGGCATAATAATCAGAGTGTTGGGCATCAGTGGGGTGGAAATTTTAATGAGCTTATTGCAATTGCTAGATATCATAAAGGCCGTTGGCTTGCCGATGCAAAATTGACAGTTGGAACAAGAGGTTTGGATTTCGATACTGCGGAAGACTCTTATAATTATGGAGGAAATATTTATAAAAGTTATGATGAGAAACGTCCGTATGATACAGGCGTAAAAATTGGACAGGGAAATAAAACGAATGTTTTTATTGCAGATATTCAAGGTGGTTATTTGATTAATCCGATGACAAATTTGAAGCTGTTTGGCAGTTTGATCTATAGAAATTTTGACCCTACTCAAGAAACAGCGACAACTTTTAAGCAAAGTACCACTTGGTTTAGTATTGGTTTACGTTCGGATATTTTTAATTGGTATTTTGATTACTAG
- a CDS encoding ABC transporter ATP-binding protein, with amino-acid sequence MIEIKDLHKSYKMGSSELHVLKGINFNIEEGELVAIMGSSGSGKSTLLNILGILDEADSGSYILDKTPIKKLNETIASKYRNKFLGFVFQSFNLINYKTALDNVAMPLYYQGVKRKERYDIAMKYLEKVGLGSHVHHLPNELSGGQKQRVAIARALASNPKVLLADEPTGALDTKTSYEVMELIQGINDEGKTILIVTHEPDIAAMCKRNVVLKDGLIIDDKKVEQVRASSYV; translated from the coding sequence ATGATTGAAATTAAAGATTTACATAAATCCTATAAGATGGGAAGTTCAGAATTACATGTATTAAAAGGTATTAATTTTAATATTGAAGAGGGTGAATTAGTTGCAATCATGGGGTCATCTGGTTCAGGTAAATCTACACTTCTTAACATTTTGGGAATTCTGGATGAAGCTGATTCTGGAAGTTATATTTTAGATAAAACACCTATAAAAAAATTAAACGAAACAATTGCCTCAAAATACCGTAATAAGTTTTTAGGTTTTGTTTTTCAGTCTTTTAACTTAATCAATTACAAAACAGCATTAGACAATGTTGCGATGCCTTTGTATTATCAAGGTGTTAAAAGAAAGGAACGTTACGATATAGCAATGAAGTATTTGGAAAAAGTTGGTTTAGGTTCTCACGTTCACCACTTGCCAAATGAACTTTCTGGAGGTCAGAAACAACGTGTGGCTATTGCAAGAGCATTGGCTTCAAATCCGAAGGTTTTGCTTGCCGATGAGCCGACAGGAGCTTTGGATACTAAAACTTCTTATGAAGTGATGGAACTTATTCAAGGAATTAACGATGAGGGAAAAACGATTTTAATTGTTACACACGAACCTGATATTGCTGCAATGTGCAAAAGAAATGTTGTCCTGAAAGATGGATTAATTATCGATGATAAAAAAGTAGAACAAGTTAGAGCTTCGTCTTATGTTTAA
- a CDS encoding cytochrome C oxidase subunit IV family protein, translating to MSHEHVSNTKRIWFVFGLLSVVTTVEVILGIYKPGVLEFNHFVGLNLLNWIFYILTIFKAYYIVWAFMHMEGEKSNLRWSVVSPVIFLVLYLLFILLTEGHYIYGVFKDSTIKWNF from the coding sequence ATGTCACACGAGCACGTATCAAATACAAAAAGAATCTGGTTTGTTTTCGGATTACTTTCAGTAGTAACTACAGTAGAGGTTATTTTAGGTATCTACAAACCTGGAGTATTGGAATTTAATCATTTTGTTGGATTGAATCTATTAAACTGGATTTTCTATATCTTAACAATTTTCAAAGCATATTATATTGTATGGGCATTTATGCACATGGAAGGTGAAAAAAGCAACCTTAGATGGTCTGTAGTTTCTCCTGTTATCTTCCTAGTTTTATATTTATTGTTTATTCTGTTAACAGAAGGACATTATATTTATGGGGTTTTTAAAGATTCTACTATTAAATGGAATTTTTAA
- the gcvH gene encoding glycine cleavage system protein GcvH produces the protein MSIPANLKYTKDHEWVSIEGDVATVGITHFAQKELGDIVYVEVETLDQTLDKDEVFGTVEAVKTVSDLFLPLTGEIIAFNEELESAPETVNSDPYGAGWMIKIKIADASEIDSLLSDQAYKDLIGA, from the coding sequence ATGAGCATACCAGCAAATTTAAAGTACACAAAAGATCACGAATGGGTTAGCATTGAAGGAGATGTTGCAACAGTAGGAATTACTCATTTTGCACAAAAGGAGTTAGGAGATATCGTGTATGTTGAAGTAGAAACTTTAGACCAGACATTAGATAAAGATGAGGTTTTTGGAACAGTTGAAGCTGTAAAAACAGTTTCTGATTTATTCTTACCATTAACAGGTGAAATCATTGCTTTTAATGAAGAATTAGAAAGTGCTCCTGAAACAGTAAATTCAGATCCTTATGGAGCTGGATGGATGATTAAAATAAAAATTGCTGATGCATCAGAAATTGACTCTCTATTATCTGATCAAGCTTATAAAGATTTAATCGGTGCCTAA
- a CDS encoding VanZ family protein: MPKQLLLIWAIICSGIITYFCLTDSSNIPAVNFPSIDKIVHFCFHFGFTISWILFFKKELKGKDADDYKAYLISFIFSVFFGITIEILQSALTVTRSSDVTDILANALGAVVAVFSAIAFKRQIDKI, from the coding sequence GTGCCTAAACAACTATTATTAATTTGGGCAATTATCTGCTCAGGAATTATTACTTATTTTTGTTTGACAGATTCAAGTAATATACCAGCGGTTAATTTTCCGAGTATTGATAAAATTGTCCACTTCTGTTTCCATTTTGGATTTACAATCTCGTGGATTTTATTTTTCAAAAAAGAATTAAAAGGTAAAGATGCAGATGACTATAAAGCATATTTGATTTCTTTCATATTTTCTGTCTTTTTTGGAATCACAATCGAAATTCTTCAAAGTGCTCTTACGGTAACAAGATCGTCTGATGTTACAGATATATTAGCAAATGCGCTAGGAGCTGTTGTGGCAGTTTTTTCAGCAATAGCTTTTAAAAGGCAAATCGATAAAATATAA
- a CDS encoding DUF420 domain-containing protein, protein MEDNTLEKKYSKFIIAVSIVIPVVVAILFGVKLKDFGFNVEPLSFLPPIYATTNGITAIVLVWAVLAIKKGNQKLHERLMTFAIALSVAFLVMYVAYHMTSDSTKYGGEGALRYVYFFILVTHILLSIAIIPLVLITYVRALAKRFDRHRKIAKITFPLWLYVAVTGVVVYLMISPYYVH, encoded by the coding sequence ATGGAAGATAATACTTTAGAGAAAAAATATAGCAAGTTCATTATTGCAGTTTCAATTGTAATCCCAGTTGTTGTGGCCATTTTGTTCGGAGTTAAATTGAAAGATTTTGGTTTTAATGTAGAGCCTTTATCGTTCTTGCCTCCAATTTATGCAACTACAAATGGTATTACAGCAATTGTTTTGGTTTGGGCTGTTTTGGCAATTAAAAAAGGAAACCAAAAACTACACGAAAGATTAATGACTTTTGCTATTGCATTGTCAGTTGCTTTTTTGGTTATGTATGTAGCATATCATATGACTTCAGATTCTACAAAATATGGAGGAGAGGGAGCATTGCGTTATGTTTATTTCTTTATTCTTGTAACGCATATTTTATTATCAATTGCAATTATTCCACTTGTTTTAATCACCTATGTTAGAGCGCTTGCAAAACGTTTTGATAGACATAGAAAAATTGCTAAAATCACATTTCCTCTTTGGTTGTATGTTGCGGTAACTGGAGTGGTAGTTTATTTAATGATTTCGCCATATTATGTACACTAA
- a CDS encoding DUF4403 family protein: protein MKLSSIISMFTVLAVLSSCSSAQKLETLKPEPDDASPLIYDSSPSFINLPITIKLSDIENQTNSLLNGLIYEDNNIEDDDIEMKIWKQAPIKIQNDPSNLDKRIRTILPLKATIKYRIGTKKLGVELYDVREFNLNGVITLSSETALTNWKLSTKTEFKSLNWNESPTMSIFGKNMPITYLINPAISIFKSKLEKEIDAAIEKSMDFKPNVLQAVEKICTPFQMSDTYESWLRIVPIEIYSTNAKLKNDSFLLDMGMKCNMETIVGKQPDSKYNANKIALKPVAKIPNQISANIAAISSYVDASKIMTKNFAGQEFGSGSKKVTVKNVSIWHKDGKMIIALDVLGYINGTLYLNGFPSYNVQTKEIYFEKLDYVLDTKSKLMRTANWLAQGFILRKMEESCRYSIQPNLEEGKKSMAGYLKNYSPMPGVFVNGKMEDIQFDKIQLTNQAIIAFIKINGTVNVSVNGLK from the coding sequence ATGAAGCTTAGTTCTATTATTTCAATGTTTACAGTACTTGCAGTGCTATCAAGCTGTTCATCGGCTCAAAAATTAGAAACATTAAAACCCGAACCGGACGATGCTAGTCCGCTGATTTATGACAGCAGTCCCTCCTTTATAAACCTTCCTATTACCATCAAATTAAGCGATATTGAAAATCAGACCAACTCTTTGCTTAACGGTTTAATTTATGAAGACAATAATATCGAAGATGACGATATTGAAATGAAAATCTGGAAACAAGCTCCAATTAAAATTCAAAATGATCCATCGAATCTTGATAAAAGAATTAGAACAATTTTACCGCTTAAAGCGACGATCAAATATCGAATTGGAACAAAAAAGCTTGGAGTTGAATTGTATGACGTAAGAGAATTTAACTTAAACGGAGTTATCACACTTTCAAGCGAAACTGCCCTAACCAATTGGAAGCTTTCCACAAAAACAGAATTTAAATCACTAAACTGGAACGAAAGTCCAACCATGTCAATATTTGGCAAAAACATGCCAATTACATATTTGATAAATCCTGCTATTTCTATTTTCAAAAGCAAACTGGAAAAGGAAATTGATGCAGCAATTGAAAAATCAATGGACTTTAAACCAAATGTTCTCCAAGCTGTCGAAAAAATCTGCACTCCTTTTCAAATGAGTGACACTTATGAAAGCTGGCTTCGAATTGTTCCCATTGAAATTTATTCTACAAATGCCAAACTTAAAAACGATTCATTTTTGCTTGACATGGGTATGAAATGCAATATGGAAACAATTGTTGGCAAACAGCCAGACTCAAAATACAATGCAAACAAAATCGCGTTAAAACCAGTTGCTAAAATCCCAAATCAGATTTCTGCTAATATCGCAGCAATTTCAAGCTACGTAGATGCCTCAAAAATTATGACCAAGAATTTTGCCGGTCAGGAATTTGGTTCTGGCAGCAAAAAAGTAACTGTGAAAAATGTATCAATCTGGCATAAAGATGGCAAAATGATTATTGCATTAGATGTTCTAGGATATATAAATGGAACACTTTATTTAAATGGTTTTCCGTCATACAATGTGCAGACAAAAGAAATTTATTTTGAAAAACTAGATTACGTTTTAGATACCAAAAGTAAATTGATGCGAACAGCTAACTGGCTAGCGCAAGGATTCATTCTAAGAAAAATGGAAGAAAGCTGTCGCTATTCGATTCAGCCAAATTTGGAAGAAGGCAAAAAGAGCATGGCAGGATATCTAAAGAATTACTCACCAATGCCAGGTGTATTCGTTAATGGGAAAATGGAAGATATTCAGTTTGACAAAATACAGTTAACCAATCAGGCCATTATAGCATTCATCAAAATAAACGGTACGGTAAATGTCTCGGTTAACGGACTTAAATAA
- the deoC gene encoding deoxyribose-phosphate aldolase, with product MNVKQYLDSTYLKTASQAGLSEAENTIVVKNAIAEAIHEGFKLIMIRPEYVALAKKMIIEANSVLLVGTVIDFPEGKSSLEDKIKEANEAIANGADDLDFVCNYEAFKNGDLDLVKKEILIGTQIGLANDKTVKWIIEVAALTDKEIIQLSSLIKHVVVSSFKEDDFESVFVKSSTGFYKTDDGAPNGATVPSIIMMLENASPLSIKAAGGVRSFEEAAEMIRLGVKRIGASAAKAIANGEISPNQY from the coding sequence ATGAATGTAAAGCAATATTTGGACTCCACGTATTTAAAAACTGCATCGCAAGCTGGTCTTTCGGAAGCAGAAAATACTATTGTGGTCAAAAATGCAATTGCGGAAGCAATTCATGAAGGTTTCAAACTAATTATGATTCGTCCAGAATATGTTGCTCTGGCAAAAAAAATGATTATAGAAGCCAATTCTGTTCTATTAGTCGGAACCGTAATTGATTTTCCAGAAGGGAAATCAAGTCTTGAAGACAAAATTAAAGAAGCTAATGAAGCTATTGCTAATGGAGCTGACGATTTAGATTTTGTATGCAACTACGAAGCATTTAAAAATGGTGATCTCGATTTAGTGAAAAAAGAAATCTTAATCGGAACACAGATAGGTTTAGCAAACGATAAAACCGTAAAGTGGATTATTGAAGTTGCTGCCTTAACAGATAAAGAAATTATTCAGCTATCGTCCTTGATAAAACATGTTGTAGTATCTAGTTTTAAAGAAGACGATTTTGAATCTGTTTTTGTAAAATCTTCTACTGGTTTTTACAAAACAGACGATGGTGCTCCAAATGGAGCGACAGTCCCAAGTATAATTATGATGCTTGAAAATGCTTCGCCACTTTCCATAAAAGCAGCAGGCGGAGTCCGTTCATTTGAAGAAGCGGCAGAAATGATTCGTTTAGGAGTAAAACGAATTGGAGCTTCGGCTGCAAAAGCAATTGCTAATGGGGAAATTTCCCCAAACCAATATTAA